CAGATGAATACATCTGGCTTTGATCCTTGTTTTAAGCACCCATAGCTCAACTGGATAGAGTGTTTGACTACGAATCAAAAGGTTAGGGGTTCGACTCCCTTTGGGTGCATTTGTAAATACGGGAAGTAGCTCAGCTTGGTAGAGCACTTGGTTTGGGACCAAGGGGTCGCAGGTTCGAATCCTGTCTTCCCGATTTATTTTGTGGGGCCTTAGCTCAGCTGGGAGAGCGCCTGCTTTGCACGCAGGAGGTCAGCGGTTCGATCCCGCTAGGCTCCATTTGTAATTTTATTATTTTCGCGGTGTAGCTCAGCTGGCTAGAGCGTCCGGTTCATACCCGGGAGGTCGGGGGTTCGATCCCCTCCGCCGCGATTCCTTTTTTAGAGCCAGGACCTTTAGCTCAGTTGGTTAGAGCAGACGGCTCATAACCGTCCGGTCGTAGGTTCGAGTCCTACAAGGTCCATTGTAGTGACGATTTGCTACTTTGCAAATGAAAGTGAACTAAGCAAATTTATATTTCGGAGGATTACCCAAGTCCGGCTGAAGGGAACGGTCTTGAAAACCGTCAGGCGGGTAAAACCGTGCAAGGGTTCGAATCCCTTATCCTCCTTTGCTGAGAGTCACAGTGCTTTAGCACTGATGACGAACAGTACTTGGCGAACAAAGTGAGCGAAGTTTCTTATTTAAAAGAAAACAGCCGCATCGCCAAAAGAATCATAGAGACACCTTTTAAGTATACATAGTTATACAATTATCGCGGGGTGGAGCAGTCAGGTAGCTCGTCGGGCTCATAACCCGAAGGTCGTAGGTTCAAATCCTGCCCCCGCAATTGCTTTAAAAGCAAAAAGTTATTAGTGACGCAACACAATAACGAATGGTTTGGTAGTTCAGCTGGTTAGAATGCCTGCCTGTCACGCAGGAGGTCGCGGGTTCGAGTCCCGTCCAGACCGTTATCATTAATTTTGCGGGTGTAGTTTAGTGGTAAAACCACAGCCTTCCAAGCTGTTGTCGCGAGTTCGATTCTCGTCACCCGCTTTATGGGCCTATAGCTCAGCTGGTTAGAGCGCACGCCTGATAAGCGTGAGGTCGATGGTTCGAGTCCATTTAGGCCCATTTTTTAAATTATTTTCTTGGGGAAGTACTCAAGTGGCTGAAGAGGCGCCCCTGCTAAGGGTGTAGGTCGGGAAACCGGCGCGAGGGTTCAAATCCCTCCTTCTCCGTTTCATAGCGGCCCGTTGGTCAAGCGGTTAAGACACCGCCCTTTCACGGCGGTAACACGGGTTCGATTCCCGTACGGGTCATTTTTTTAATAATTATTTCGGAGGATTACCCAAGTCCGGCTGAAGGGAACGGTCTTGAAAACCGTCAGGCGGGTAAAACCGTGCAAGGGTTCGAATCCCTTATCCTCCTTTGCTGAGAGTCACAGTGCTTTAGCACTGATGACGAACAGTACTTGGCGAACAAAGTGAGCGAAGTTTCTTATTTAAAAGAAAACAGCCGCATCGCCAAAAGAATCATAGAGACACCTTTTAAGTATACATAGTTATACAATTATCGCGGGGTGGAGCAGTCAGGTAGCTCGTCGGGCTCATAACCCGAAGGTCGTAGGTTCAAATCCTGCCCCCGCAATTGCTTTAAAAGCAAAAAGTTATTAGTGACGCAACACAATAACGAATGGTTTGGTAGTTCAGCTGGTTAGAATGCCTGCCTGTCACGCAGGAGGTCGCGGGTTCGAGTCCCGTCCAGACCGTTATCATTAATTTTTGGCGCAGTAGCTCAGTTGGTAGAGCAACGGATTGAAGCTCCGTGTGTCGGCAGTTCGATTCTGTCTTGCGCCATTTCAAAGAAGAAACATGCGGGTGTAGTTTAGTGGTAAAACCACAGCCTTCCAAGCTGTTGTCGCGAGTTCGATTCTCGTCACCCGCTTTTTTTCTTTAAGGGCCTATAGCTCAGCTGGTTAGAGCGCACGCCTGATAAGCGTGAGGTCGATGGTTCGAGTCCATTTAGGCCCATAATTTTTAAAAGGCCCGTTGGTCAAGCGGTTAAGACACCGCCCTTTCACGGCGGTAACACGGGTTCGATTCCCGTACGGGTCATCTATGAAAACATTTAGCAAAAAGCTAAATGTTTTTTTGTTATCTTCAAAGTTATATTTTATGAAAACGTTGACATTTGTTTTATAATAAGCTATTCTATAGTTGTACAAAACAAGTAAATAAAGTGGATAGTGATTGTTTAAATACAAGCTAAACCTAATTTTTTCAAAGAGGAGGAGTGTCTTCTTTTTTGGAAAGGTTGGGTTTTTCTTTTTATCAATACTAAAGGAGTATCTAAGCGAAGGGAGTGAAAAAATGATTATTCAAAAAATTTTGAATAATAATGTTGTGATTACGTTGGATGAAAATGGACAAGAACAGATTGTTATGGGGCGTGGTATTGCTTTCAAAAGAAAAATTGGGGACTATATTTCAAATGAACAAATCGATCAAATTTTTCGCCTGGCAAATGAAGATACTTCAGTAAAATTTCAAGAATTATTAGGTGAACTACCTTTAGAAGTAATGCAATTATCGGATGAAATAATTAAATATGCTAAAACGAAGTTAGGGCGAAAATTAAATGATACAATCTTTATTTCTCTGACGGATCATCTTCACACAGCACTTGAAAGAATAAAGCAGGGAATTGAAGTGAAAAATTTTCTACTCTGGGATATAAAGCGTTTTTTTTCAGACGAGTACCTGATTGGTGTCAAAGCGTTAGAAATGGTCAAACAAAAATTTGACGTGCAGTTACCAGAGGACGAAGCAGGATTTATTGCGTTACACATAGTTAATGCCGAAATGGATGAAGAATTAGGAAATGTTTATGAGTTAACAAAGATGATGCAGGAAATTACCAATATAGTTAAATATCATTTTAAAATCACTTTTAATGAAGAATCTGTTTATTTTTATCGATTTAGTACGCATTTAAAATTTTTTGCTTATCGTTTGTTGAATCATAAAGAATTTCATGATGAAGAAGATGGAGAATTGTATGAAGTAATCAAAAAAAAATATTTGAATGCTTACAATTGTGTAAATAAAATTGCTAATTTCTTAGCTGAAAATTATCATTATACAGTTACCAAGGAAGAGAAAATGTACTTGATCATCCATATTGCACGGGTGGTACAAACAAATAGCTAGTAAGATTATTTAATCTTCATTATAAGGAAATAGAGAAAGGTGGATAGGGAAATAAGGGAAAATAACCTTTTGGATAGTGACATTAAGTTGGCTAAACCTTCAAATGTATTGTATTAACAAAACTAAACTTTGGAGGAACAAAAAATGGGAAAATATCATGATTTAGCACAGAAAATTGTAAACAACGTTGGTGGGAAAGAAAATATCAATAGTTTGACACATTGTATTACACGCTTACGTTTTAAGTTAAAAGACGAATCAAAGGCAAATGACGATATACTGAAAAACATGGATGGCGTTGTTACTGTAATGAAAAGCGGTGGACAATACCAAGTGGTCATTGGAAATCATGTACCTGCTGTTTATGAAGAGGTTGTAAGTATCGCTGGGATTTCATCAGATACAGAACAAGAATCGTCTGGAGGAAATCTATTTAATCGTTTAATCGATATTTTAAGTGGATGTTTCCAACCATTTTTGGGGGCTTTGGCAGCTGCAGGTATGGTAAAAGGGTTAAATGCATTACTTGTTTTCTTGAAATTATATTCAGCTACTTCT
The DNA window shown above is from Enterococcus sp. 4G2_DIV0659 and carries:
- the licT gene encoding BglG family transcription antiterminator LicT, yielding MIIQKILNNNVVITLDENGQEQIVMGRGIAFKRKIGDYISNEQIDQIFRLANEDTSVKFQELLGELPLEVMQLSDEIIKYAKTKLGRKLNDTIFISLTDHLHTALERIKQGIEVKNFLLWDIKRFFSDEYLIGVKALEMVKQKFDVQLPEDEAGFIALHIVNAEMDEELGNVYELTKMMQEITNIVKYHFKITFNEESVYFYRFSTHLKFFAYRLLNHKEFHDEEDGELYEVIKKKYLNAYNCVNKIANFLAENYHYTVTKEEKMYLIIHIARVVQTNS